The Micromonospora sp. NBC_01740 genome includes a window with the following:
- a CDS encoding transposase — protein sequence MAICRAEAIRLARRIRALDAELAANHTALHQTVTAQAPQLLALPGVGAIVAATVLLAWSHPGRVRSEAAFAALAGASPLPALSGNTTATGSTAAATDASTERSTPSRWSAWATMREPATTSPAAPAKDAPNARSCAASSATSAGNSSGP from the coding sequence CTGGCCATCTGCCGCGCCGAGGCCATCCGACTGGCCCGGCGCATCCGCGCTCTCGACGCAGAACTCGCCGCCAACCACACGGCACTGCACCAAACCGTCACCGCGCAAGCACCGCAACTGCTCGCCCTACCCGGTGTCGGCGCCATCGTCGCCGCCACCGTTCTACTCGCCTGGTCCCACCCCGGACGCGTCCGCTCCGAAGCGGCGTTCGCCGCCCTGGCCGGCGCGTCACCTCTACCAGCCCTCTCAGGCAATACCACCGCTACCGGCTCAACCGCGGCGGCGACCGACGCCTCAACCGAGCGCTCTACACCGTCGCGCTGGTCCGCATGGGCCACGATGCGCGAACCCGCGACTACGTCACCCGCCGCACCCGCGAAGGACGCACCAAACGCGAGATCATGCGCAGCCTCAAGCGCTACATCAGCAGGCAACTCTTCCGGACCCTGA